Proteins encoded in a region of the Ancylobacter sp. SL191 genome:
- a CDS encoding ArsR/SmtB family transcription factor: MAMSDDAASNLDDELLALRLRALAHPARLAILRALAEVERCQCGHIVRGLTLAQSTVSQHLKVLKEAGLITGTIEGPRSCYCIDREAVASLAREIGPLLATLAGEGACARRSPDAREHALV; this comes from the coding sequence ATGGCGATGAGCGATGATGCCGCTTCCAACCTGGATGATGAGCTGCTGGCCTTGCGCCTGCGTGCCCTCGCGCATCCGGCGCGGCTGGCGATATTGCGGGCCCTGGCGGAGGTAGAGCGCTGCCAGTGCGGGCATATCGTGCGCGGGCTGACGCTGGCGCAGTCCACCGTCTCGCAGCATCTCAAGGTGCTGAAGGAGGCGGGGCTCATTACCGGCACCATTGAGGGGCCGCGCTCCTGCTATTGCATCGACCGGGAGGCCGTCGCCAGTCTGGCGCGGGAGATCGGCCCGCTGCTCGCGACGCTGGCGGGGGAGGGTGCCTGCGCCCGCCGCAGCCCTGATGCGCGGGAGCACGCTCTGGTCTGA